One genomic segment of Aquipluma nitroreducens includes these proteins:
- a CDS encoding NuoI/complex I 23 kDa subunit family protein encodes MQTLTNRSKMVSNKKMTFMERIYLPAIFKGMSITLKHFFKKKATISYPEQIREFSKVYRGRHVLKRDEEGRERCTACGLCAVACPAEAITMIAAERKPGEEHLYREEKYAEVYEINMLRCIFCGDCEEACPKEAIFLTDRIVKSDYERLPFVYGKSLLVEPVDPNLRIDISGRQTENVLQFKQNKRFAHNR; translated from the coding sequence ATGCAAACACTGACAAACAGATCAAAAATGGTTTCAAACAAGAAGATGACCTTCATGGAAAGGATTTATCTTCCGGCCATTTTTAAAGGCATGTCCATTACCTTAAAGCATTTTTTCAAGAAGAAAGCCACCATAAGTTATCCGGAACAGATCCGTGAATTCAGTAAAGTTTACCGCGGTAGGCACGTTTTAAAACGCGACGAAGAAGGACGTGAACGTTGCACTGCTTGCGGATTGTGCGCCGTTGCCTGTCCGGCTGAAGCAATCACCATGATTGCTGCCGAGCGCAAACCCGGAGAAGAGCATTTGTATCGCGAAGAAAAATACGCCGAAGTGTATGAAATTAATATGCTTCGTTGCATTTTCTGTGGCGATTGTGAAGAAGCCTGCCCTAAGGAAGCTATTTTCCTGACCGACCGGATTGTTAAATCAGATTACGAACGGCTTCCGTTTGTTTACGGCAAAAGCCTTTTGGTTGAGCCGGTTGATCCAAACCTCCGGATAGACATATCAGGAAGGCAAACCGAAAATGTATTGCAATTCAAGCAGAACAAACGTTTTGCACACAACAGATAA
- a CDS encoding LutC/YkgG family protein, producing the protein MDSARNNILARLKAAQDKRGEIGENIPDFTSPIYHPLNDSLSLEFKTNLEMIGGQVYLLRSKSEVTDQIKQICEEKHQDRIFCTDPKLQEILQDSIQIDSDENSFLTLNIGITGCEFLVAHLGSVMISSAQISGRRLNVFPETHVVIAHQSQLTDYLDGALEKLQNKYKNELPSLISNITGPSRTADIEKTLVMGMHGPKSLIVIISEEPI; encoded by the coding sequence ATGGATTCGGCAAGAAATAATATTTTGGCCCGGTTAAAGGCCGCACAGGATAAAAGAGGTGAAATTGGGGAAAACATCCCTGATTTCACCTCTCCTATTTACCATCCGCTCAACGATTCGTTAAGTCTGGAATTTAAAACGAACCTCGAGATGATTGGGGGACAAGTTTATCTGCTTAGATCGAAATCAGAGGTTACAGATCAGATCAAACAGATTTGCGAGGAAAAACACCAGGATCGAATTTTTTGTACCGACCCAAAACTTCAGGAAATACTTCAGGATAGTATTCAAATTGATTCGGATGAAAACTCATTTTTAACATTAAATATTGGAATTACAGGCTGCGAATTCCTGGTAGCGCATTTGGGTTCGGTCATGATTAGTTCTGCCCAAATTTCAGGACGACGCTTAAATGTCTTTCCGGAAACACATGTAGTTATAGCTCACCAATCGCAATTGACAGATTATTTGGATGGGGCTCTTGAGAAATTGCAAAACAAATACAAAAATGAGTTACCTTCGTTAATCAGCAACATCACCGGGCCAAGCCGCACAGCCGATATTGAAAAGACATTGGTTATGGGCATGCATGGTCCAAAATCGCTGATTGTCATCATCTCTGAAGAACCGATTTAA
- a CDS encoding phosphatidate cytidylyltransferase produces MKKLITRTITGIVLVLVMLTAIFVSSYSYAILFLIILIASIHEFTNLFKESEVRPNSYFSYLVSICLFIVTFLIAKGIVEVRYFLALLPFFLMIMAAELYRKQNKPVENIAVTIFGIIYLAIPVSLINFLVFPEILSSTNAYTPKLLIALFSLIWIYDSGAYLVGVSIGKHRLFERISPKKSWEGAIGGTLIAITASYFISSVIPEINLIHWIAISVLTVVSSTFGDLTESMFKRYFGIKDSANVLPGHGGLLDRFDSLFFAAPMVVIYLKLFVE; encoded by the coding sequence TTGAAGAAATTAATTACGCGAACGATTACCGGAATCGTTCTTGTTTTGGTTATGCTGACAGCTATTTTTGTCAGCTCGTATAGTTATGCGATCCTCTTCCTCATTATTTTAATAGCCAGCATTCACGAGTTCACGAACCTTTTTAAAGAATCTGAAGTTCGACCTAACAGTTACTTTAGTTATCTGGTTTCAATTTGTCTGTTTATTGTGACTTTCCTGATCGCAAAAGGGATCGTCGAAGTCAGGTATTTTCTGGCGCTACTGCCATTCTTCCTGATGATTATGGCTGCCGAACTTTACCGCAAGCAAAACAAACCGGTCGAAAACATTGCCGTAACAATTTTTGGTATCATTTACCTGGCCATACCGGTATCATTGATCAACTTTCTGGTTTTCCCCGAAATACTATCATCAACAAATGCCTATACCCCAAAACTATTAATTGCATTGTTTTCGCTGATCTGGATCTACGATTCAGGAGCATATTTGGTAGGGGTATCCATTGGAAAACATCGGCTATTCGAGCGTATTTCGCCAAAAAAATCATGGGAAGGTGCCATTGGCGGAACACTTATCGCAATCACTGCATCGTATTTCATTTCCAGTGTTATTCCTGAAATCAATTTGATTCATTGGATTGCAATTAGCGTTTTAACTGTAGTTTCATCAACTTTTGGAGATTTAACCGAATCGATGTTTAAACGCTATTTCGGAATTAAAGACAGCGCAAATGTACTTCCCGGACACGGAGGCCTACTCGACCGCTTCGACTCTTTGTTCTTTGCGGCCCCGATGGTGGTGATTTACCTGAAACTTTTTGTTGAATAA
- a CDS encoding NADH-quinone oxidoreductase subunit D translates to MAQNFTTGYWAKDIVTTEEPKEYNTLNVGPTHPATHGVFQNVMLMDGEFIVSTEQTIGYIHRAFEKIAEHRPFYQITPLTDRLNYCSSPLNNMGWHMTVEKLLGIETPKRVDYLRIIVMELARIADHLVCNTVIGVDSGALTGFTYLFQDREFIYEIYEEICGSRLTTNMGRIGGFERNFSEKAWDKIRYFLKTYPAHLQEFENLLARNRIFMDRTINVGAFSADRALAYGFTGPNLRACGVDYDVRVMNPYCSYDEFDFIVPIGQSGDTYDRFMVRQEEMKQSLSIIEQALAKLDQMDDKETYFAADPRFVLPPKEKVYNNMEALIWHFKIVMGETDIPAGEVYHCIEAANGELGFYLISDGGRTPSRLHFRRPCFIYYQAYPEMVTGNMLSDAVITLSSMNVIAGELDA, encoded by the coding sequence ATGGCACAGAATTTCACTACAGGTTATTGGGCTAAAGATATAGTAACTACTGAAGAGCCGAAGGAATACAACACGCTGAATGTCGGACCTACACATCCGGCAACGCATGGTGTATTCCAGAATGTGATGCTGATGGATGGCGAATTCATTGTCAGTACTGAACAAACCATTGGATACATTCACCGCGCTTTTGAAAAAATAGCCGAGCACCGTCCTTTTTACCAGATCACACCGCTAACTGACAGACTGAACTATTGTTCCTCTCCGTTGAATAACATGGGCTGGCATATGACTGTCGAAAAATTACTCGGCATTGAAACACCAAAACGTGTCGATTACCTTCGGATAATTGTCATGGAGTTGGCTCGTATTGCCGACCATTTGGTTTGCAACACCGTTATTGGTGTTGACAGTGGCGCCCTCACCGGGTTTACTTACTTGTTTCAGGACAGGGAATTCATTTACGAAATTTACGAAGAAATATGTGGTTCGCGGTTGACCACCAACATGGGACGGATTGGAGGATTCGAGCGTAATTTCAGTGAAAAAGCATGGGATAAAATACGTTATTTCCTGAAAACGTACCCAGCCCATCTTCAGGAATTTGAAAACCTGCTTGCCCGAAACCGTATTTTCATGGATCGTACCATCAATGTTGGCGCATTTTCGGCTGATCGGGCTTTGGCATACGGATTTACCGGTCCAAATCTTCGTGCCTGCGGTGTTGACTATGATGTTCGGGTGATGAATCCGTATTGTTCGTACGACGAATTCGACTTTATTGTGCCAATCGGTCAAAGTGGCGACACTTACGATCGGTTTATGGTGCGTCAGGAAGAAATGAAACAAAGTTTATCCATCATAGAGCAGGCTTTGGCCAAACTCGATCAAATGGACGACAAAGAAACCTATTTTGCTGCCGATCCGCGTTTTGTTTTGCCACCTAAAGAGAAAGTTTACAACAACATGGAAGCGCTCATCTGGCATTTCAAAATTGTAATGGGCGAAACCGATATTCCGGCAGGAGAAGTTTACCATTGTATTGAAGCAGCCAACGGCGAACTGGGTTTTTACCTGATTAGCGATGGCGGCCGCACTCCTTCCCGATTGCATTTCCGCAGACCCTGTTTTATCTATTACCAGGCTTATCCTGAAATGGTAACCGGAAACATGTTGTCGGATGCTGTAATCACGCTGAGTTCGATGAACGTAATTGCCGGGGAGCTGGATGCCTAG
- the nuoH gene encoding NADH-quinone oxidoreductase subunit NuoH, which produces MDWTLYIYKTIFLVIIFLVTLVVAMYSTYGERKVAAFMQDRRGPNRAGKFGLLQPLADGVKMFMKEEIIPTTANKKLFILGPSIAMTTAMLTGVVIPWGGTLTIGGREFSMQIADLNIGILYVFAMVSIGVYGIMIGGWASNNKYALLGSIRAASQMISYEIAMGLSIIALILTTGSLSLNDIVQQQHGMNWNIFYQPLGFLVFIICAFAETNRAPFDLPECETELIGGYHTEYSSMKLGFYLFAEYINMFISSAVIATLYFGGYNMPFIDQLGLSPNLVTLLGSLFFFMKILFLIFLFMWIRWTLPRFRYDQLMNLGWKKLMPLAMFNIVATGAYYYFTVLI; this is translated from the coding sequence ATGGATTGGACGTTATATATTTATAAAACCATTTTTCTGGTCATCATATTCCTGGTTACGCTTGTTGTAGCCATGTATTCGACCTATGGCGAACGAAAGGTTGCTGCATTTATGCAAGATCGCCGTGGCCCAAACCGCGCAGGTAAATTCGGTCTTTTGCAACCACTTGCCGATGGGGTTAAAATGTTCATGAAAGAAGAAATCATACCAACAACGGCCAATAAAAAGTTATTCATTTTGGGGCCTTCCATTGCCATGACTACTGCCATGCTTACCGGAGTTGTTATTCCTTGGGGCGGAACTTTAACGATTGGCGGTCGTGAATTTTCGATGCAGATTGCTGATCTGAACATTGGTATTCTTTACGTTTTTGCCATGGTTTCCATTGGAGTTTACGGCATCATGATCGGAGGTTGGGCTTCGAATAATAAATACGCGTTACTGGGCTCGATTCGTGCGGCATCGCAGATGATCAGCTACGAAATTGCGATGGGATTGTCGATTATTGCACTCATCCTGACAACTGGTTCGCTGAGCCTTAACGATATTGTACAACAACAGCACGGCATGAACTGGAACATTTTTTACCAGCCACTCGGATTCCTGGTCTTCATTATTTGTGCTTTTGCCGAAACCAACCGGGCGCCGTTCGACCTTCCGGAGTGCGAAACCGAATTGATTGGCGGCTACCACACCGAATACAGCTCAATGAAACTGGGGTTCTACCTTTTTGCCGAATACATTAACATGTTTATTTCGTCGGCGGTGATTGCTACTTTATATTTTGGCGGTTACAACATGCCATTTATCGATCAGTTGGGCTTATCGCCAAATCTGGTCACTTTGCTCGGTTCTCTGTTTTTCTTTATGAAAATATTGTTCCTGATCTTCCTGTTTATGTGGATCAGATGGACTTTACCCCGTTTCAGGTACGACCAGTTGATGAATCTGGGTTGGAAAAAGTTGATGCCCCTGGCTATGTTCAACATTGTGGCTACCGGTGCTTACTATTATTTCACCGTACTAATTTAA
- a CDS encoding NADH-quinone oxidoreductase subunit B, with the protein MSDKQIITPTVAEMPEGITGQGYFATSFDKAVGLARKNSLWPLPFATSCCGIEFMATMASTYDLARFGSERLSFSPRQSDLLMVMGTVAKKMGPVLREVYIQMAEPKWVIAVGACASSGGIFDTYSVLQGIDRIIPVDVYVPGCPPRPEQIIDGILKIQELVGNESLRRRNSEAYNDLMKKYNME; encoded by the coding sequence ATGTCAGATAAACAAATTATTACTCCAACTGTAGCAGAAATGCCAGAAGGAATTACCGGCCAGGGATATTTTGCTACTTCATTTGATAAAGCAGTTGGACTAGCACGTAAAAACTCACTTTGGCCACTCCCTTTTGCAACTTCATGTTGTGGAATTGAATTTATGGCGACCATGGCTTCTACCTACGATTTAGCCCGGTTTGGTTCCGAACGATTAAGTTTTTCGCCCCGTCAAAGCGATTTGTTAATGGTGATGGGAACTGTGGCAAAGAAAATGGGACCTGTGTTACGCGAAGTTTATATCCAAATGGCCGAGCCCAAATGGGTTATTGCTGTTGGTGCCTGCGCTTCGAGCGGTGGCATATTCGATACATACAGCGTACTGCAAGGAATCGACCGTATCATTCCGGTTGATGTTTATGTGCCCGGCTGTCCGCCTCGCCCCGAACAAATCATCGATGGAATTCTAAAGATTCAGGAACTGGTAGGTAACGAATCGCTTCGCAGAAGAAATTCTGAAGCCTACAACGATTTAATGAAAAAATACAACATGGAATAG
- a CDS encoding putative signal transducing protein yields MEKDWVCVFHSEQGFQAEIAREILENEEINCVVLNEHDSTFPSIGDLEIWVHQDFEVKATELLKDLIL; encoded by the coding sequence ATGGAAAAAGACTGGGTATGTGTATTTCACTCTGAACAAGGATTTCAGGCTGAAATAGCTCGTGAAATTCTCGAAAACGAAGAAATCAATTGTGTTGTACTTAACGAACATGACTCAACATTTCCATCAATTGGTGATTTGGAAATATGGGTTCACCAGGATTTCGAAGTAAAAGCAACTGAACTTTTAAAAGATTTAATCCTTTGA
- a CDS encoding phosphatidylserine decarboxylase family protein — protein sequence MKFHKAGTTTIYYATAIFAVLILISWFLITDNAIKLGILGAYGLVYFLIIQFFRYPERSIVQDENAIISPADGKICEIKETIESEYLGTKCLQVSIFMSPTNVHINWIPVPGQVTYMKHKDGEFYAAFKDKSAEENERTTTAVKIRDGREIVMKQIAGAMARRIINYVQVGDNVDQTTELGFIRFGSRVDLYLPLGTKLNVKLRDKVKGSQTIIGQI from the coding sequence ATGAAGTTTCATAAAGCCGGCACTACTACTATTTACTATGCAACTGCAATATTCGCGGTTCTCATTCTCATTTCGTGGTTTTTAATCACTGACAATGCCATCAAACTGGGTATTCTGGGAGCCTATGGATTGGTATATTTCCTGATTATTCAATTCTTCAGGTATCCGGAGCGAAGCATCGTTCAGGATGAAAATGCGATTATATCCCCTGCCGACGGAAAAATCTGTGAAATCAAAGAAACGATTGAATCAGAATATCTGGGGACAAAATGCCTTCAGGTTTCCATATTTATGTCGCCAACCAACGTACACATTAACTGGATTCCCGTTCCTGGACAGGTAACCTATATGAAGCACAAGGATGGTGAGTTTTATGCAGCCTTTAAAGACAAATCAGCAGAAGAAAACGAGCGTACCACAACAGCGGTCAAAATCAGGGATGGGCGCGAAATTGTAATGAAACAAATTGCCGGTGCAATGGCTCGCCGAATCATAAACTACGTTCAAGTTGGCGACAATGTTGATCAAACAACAGAACTGGGTTTCATCCGGTTTGGTTCGCGGGTCGATTTATATTTACCCCTTGGCACCAAACTGAATGTAAAACTGAGAGACAAGGTTAAAGGCTCGCAGACCATCATTGGCCAAATTTAG
- a CDS encoding NADH-quinone oxidoreductase subunit C: MYPINPERDHLVVSKLSNRFGSAIESHEVLSDMLCITAQKELIPSIFLFLRDDLELQYNFLTTLCGMHYPETEQLGVVYHVQSFVNNHRIRIKTVTELKEPNIPTITTIWPAANWMEREAYDFFGILFEGHPNLKRILNMDEMTGFPLRKEFPLEDQTREDKNDSMFGR; this comes from the coding sequence GTGTATCCGATTAACCCCGAAAGAGACCATTTAGTAGTTAGTAAATTGAGCAATCGGTTTGGCAGTGCGATTGAATCGCATGAAGTATTGAGTGATATGCTTTGCATCACGGCTCAAAAAGAGCTTATTCCAAGTATCTTTTTATTTCTTCGTGACGATCTGGAACTTCAGTACAACTTTCTAACTACACTATGCGGAATGCATTACCCGGAAACAGAACAACTGGGAGTAGTTTATCACGTACAGAGTTTTGTCAACAACCATCGGATTCGGATTAAAACAGTTACTGAACTAAAAGAACCTAATATACCTACCATTACCACTATTTGGCCGGCAGCTAACTGGATGGAACGTGAAGCCTATGATTTTTTCGGGATATTGTTTGAAGGGCATCCAAATCTGAAACGAATTTTAAACATGGACGAGATGACCGGGTTCCCTTTACGGAAAGAGTTTCCGCTTGAAGACCAAACCAGGGAAGACAAGAACGACAGCATGTTTGGACGTTAA
- a CDS encoding CDP-alcohol phosphatidyltransferase family protein, which translates to MSQKNNIFFWVPNAITSMNLVCGSLSVFFAIDGQLGWASVFIFAAAVFDFLDGFAARLLKAYSAIGKELDSLADMVSFGLAPAAMVFTMLQLTLFGKIQLIQNIEGNFSQWLLLFTSLVIPVAGAFRLAKFNTDDRQSEQFLGMPIPANAIFFASLGLILELGTKEAIVPFILNKYILLIAIFACSFLMVSELPMFNLKFKNLKLKENALRFLFLGVTLFMLVFLQIYALPLIIIWYVLLSVISHLAGKK; encoded by the coding sequence ATGAGTCAAAAAAACAATATATTTTTCTGGGTACCCAACGCCATTACCTCCATGAATCTGGTTTGTGGTAGTTTGTCGGTTTTCTTTGCCATCGACGGACAATTGGGATGGGCTTCTGTTTTCATATTTGCCGCCGCAGTTTTCGATTTTCTCGACGGTTTTGCAGCCCGGTTACTAAAAGCTTATTCTGCCATTGGAAAAGAACTCGATTCACTGGCCGATATGGTTTCTTTTGGACTGGCGCCTGCCGCTATGGTATTTACCATGCTCCAACTGACATTGTTTGGTAAAATTCAGCTTATACAAAATATCGAAGGAAACTTTAGCCAATGGCTTTTGCTCTTCACCAGTCTGGTTATCCCGGTTGCCGGAGCTTTCCGTTTGGCCAAATTTAACACCGATGACCGGCAAAGCGAACAATTTTTAGGTATGCCCATACCGGCTAACGCTATATTTTTTGCATCGCTTGGCCTTATCCTCGAATTGGGCACCAAAGAGGCTATTGTTCCCTTTATCCTGAACAAATATATACTGCTAATTGCGATATTTGCCTGTTCGTTCCTGATGGTTTCTGAATTGCCTATGTTTAACCTGAAATTCAAGAACCTGAAATTAAAAGAAAATGCACTTCGTTTTCTTTTTCTGGGAGTAACATTATTTATGTTGGTTTTCCTTCAAATCTACGCATTACCACTTATCATTATCTGGTACGTGCTACTTTCGGTAATTAGCCACCTGGCAGGAAAAAAATAA
- the nuoE gene encoding NADH-quinone oxidoreductase subunit NuoE, producing MQNTKNTTEFNSETLELVNKIIRRYPKGRQKSALLPVLHIAQSENSGWLSSEVMDYVASLLEIQPIEVYEVASFYSMFNLQPVGNCVIEVCQTGPCWLKGSEELLAHFEKKLGIKPGETTADGRFTIKTVECLAACGNAPVIQVGTEYHENMTNEKADELLSKWTAENKCSHTNPYL from the coding sequence ATGCAGAACACAAAAAATACAACTGAATTCAATAGCGAGACGCTCGAACTAGTGAACAAGATCATCCGGCGTTATCCGAAAGGCAGGCAAAAATCGGCTTTACTGCCGGTATTGCACATTGCTCAATCGGAAAATAGCGGATGGCTCAGTTCCGAAGTGATGGATTATGTGGCTTCGCTGCTCGAAATTCAACCCATCGAAGTGTACGAAGTCGCTTCGTTTTACAGCATGTTCAACCTTCAGCCGGTTGGAAACTGTGTCATTGAAGTTTGCCAGACCGGCCCTTGCTGGTTAAAAGGTTCAGAAGAACTGCTTGCACATTTTGAAAAGAAGCTTGGCATCAAACCAGGAGAAACAACTGCCGATGGCCGCTTCACCATCAAAACTGTTGAGTGTCTTGCTGCCTGTGGAAATGCGCCGGTCATTCAGGTTGGAACGGAGTACCACGAAAACATGACCAACGAAAAAGCAGACGAACTGCTGAGCAAATGGACGGCTGAAAATAAATGTTCGCACACCAATCCATACCTGTAA
- the nuoF gene encoding NADH-quinone oxidoreductase subunit NuoF, protein MFAHQSIPVTMAQQILLNNIKVPGLASFDVYRKLGGYTSVEKTLKNFTPDEVTAEVKKSGLRGRGGAGFPAGMKWGFIDKSTNNPRYFVCNFDESEPGTFKDRHIGQLNPHQLIEGMILGSYALGARTSYIYIRGELFYVLRIIEKAIEEAYANGFLGENILGSGYSLDLYCQPGGGAYICGEETALIESLEGKRGNPRIKPPFPAIVGLYDCPTVVNNVETISALPWIMNNGADAYSAIGIANSKGTKLISACGHINKPGIYEIELGLPVEEFIYSDQYCGGIRNGNKLKAVVAGGSSVPILPAELILKTAKGEPRLMSYESLAEGGFETGTMLGSGGFIVMDDTTCIVKNLLTFARFYHHESCGQCSPCREGTGWMEKILQRIEDGRGTMKDIDLLVGISKHIEGNTICPLGDAAAWPVASAVRHFRQEFEDHVKLQRCPLSK, encoded by the coding sequence ATGTTCGCACACCAATCCATACCTGTAACCATGGCACAGCAAATACTACTCAACAACATAAAGGTTCCCGGATTGGCCAGTTTCGACGTTTACCGCAAACTGGGCGGTTATACGTCGGTTGAAAAAACGTTGAAAAACTTTACTCCTGATGAAGTAACCGCCGAAGTAAAAAAATCGGGTCTGCGAGGTCGCGGGGGTGCTGGTTTTCCGGCAGGAATGAAATGGGGATTTATCGATAAAAGCACAAATAACCCAAGATATTTCGTTTGCAATTTCGACGAAAGTGAACCCGGAACATTTAAAGACAGGCACATTGGCCAACTGAACCCGCATCAGCTCATCGAAGGAATGATTTTGGGCTCATACGCTTTGGGCGCCCGCACTTCGTACATTTACATTCGCGGCGAACTGTTTTACGTGCTTCGGATCATCGAAAAAGCCATCGAAGAAGCCTATGCGAATGGCTTTTTAGGCGAAAATATTTTAGGCAGCGGATATTCGCTCGACCTGTATTGCCAACCCGGTGGCGGCGCTTACATTTGCGGGGAAGAAACTGCACTCATCGAATCGCTCGAAGGGAAACGCGGTAATCCACGCATCAAGCCACCATTCCCGGCCATTGTCGGTTTATACGACTGCCCAACGGTGGTCAATAATGTGGAAACCATTTCGGCTCTTCCGTGGATCATGAATAACGGCGCCGATGCCTATTCCGCAATCGGTATTGCCAACAGCAAAGGAACCAAACTGATTTCGGCTTGTGGTCACATCAACAAACCAGGCATTTACGAGATCGAACTCGGGCTTCCGGTTGAAGAATTCATATACAGCGATCAATATTGCGGGGGTATACGGAATGGAAACAAACTGAAAGCGGTTGTCGCCGGAGGTTCTTCGGTACCGATTCTTCCTGCCGAACTGATCCTGAAAACGGCCAAAGGCGAACCACGTCTGATGAGCTACGAATCGCTGGCCGAAGGAGGTTTCGAAACCGGAACCATGCTCGGATCGGGTGGATTCATTGTGATGGACGACACCACTTGCATTGTAAAGAACCTCTTGACCTTTGCGCGTTTCTACCACCACGAATCGTGCGGACAATGCAGCCCTTGCCGCGAAGGTACCGGCTGGATGGAAAAAATATTGCAACGAATCGAAGACGGCCGTGGAACGATGAAAGACATCGATTTACTGGTTGGTATTTCGAAACACATAGAAGGAAATACGATTTGTCCGCTTGGCGATGCTGCTGCATGGCCTGTTGCGAGTGCAGTCCGCCATTTCCGTCAGGAATTTGAAGATCACGTAAAATTACAGCGATGTCCCTTGTCAAAGTAA
- a CDS encoding 2Fe-2S iron-sulfur cluster-binding protein, with amino-acid sequence MSLVKVTIDNIEVEVESGTTILNAARKIGGAVVPPTMCYYSKLEGSGGKCRSCLVKVAQGSTKDPRPMPKLVASCRTAVMDGMVVQNITSPEVMENRRAITEFLLLNHPLDCPVCDQAGECHLQDLSYEHGLVDTETVEERRTFAPIDIGDKIKLHMNRCILCYRCVMVADQLTDQRVHGVLGRGDHSEISTHITKAIDNDFSGNMIDVCPVGALTDKTFRFKSRVWFTKPFDAHRDCPKCSGKVVLWKKGDEILRVTGRKDKYGELEDFICNDCRFEHKENTDWTIEGPRKIERHSVISQNHYEKISKPEIQDNNS; translated from the coding sequence ATGTCCCTTGTCAAAGTAACGATAGATAATATTGAGGTTGAAGTCGAATCCGGAACAACCATTCTGAACGCCGCCCGAAAAATTGGCGGTGCTGTGGTTCCGCCAACCATGTGTTACTATTCAAAGCTCGAAGGTAGCGGCGGAAAATGCCGTAGCTGTCTGGTTAAAGTAGCACAGGGATCAACAAAAGATCCACGCCCAATGCCTAAACTGGTGGCTTCGTGCCGAACCGCAGTTATGGATGGAATGGTGGTACAAAACATTACTTCTCCGGAAGTGATGGAAAACCGTCGTGCAATTACCGAATTCCTGTTGCTCAACCATCCGCTCGATTGCCCCGTTTGCGATCAGGCAGGCGAATGCCACCTTCAGGATTTATCGTACGAACATGGATTGGTTGATACCGAAACCGTTGAAGAGCGCCGCACTTTTGCCCCGATTGACATCGGCGATAAAATCAAGCTGCACATGAACCGTTGCATCCTTTGCTACCGTTGTGTGATGGTGGCGGATCAGCTGACTGATCAACGGGTTCATGGAGTTCTCGGGCGTGGCGATCATTCCGAAATCAGCACCCACATTACCAAAGCCATCGACAACGATTTCTCCGGAAACATGATTGATGTTTGTCCGGTTGGCGCGCTCACCGATAAAACATTCAGGTTTAAAAGCCGTGTTTGGTTTACCAAACCATTCGATGCCCACCGCGATTGCCCCAAATGTAGTGGGAAAGTGGTCTTGTGGAAGAAAGGTGATGAAATCCTCAGGGTAACCGGACGAAAAGATAAATACGGCGAACTGGAAGATTTTATTTGCAACGATTGCCGGTTCGAACATAAAGAAAATACGGACTGGACAATTGAAGGGCCAAGAAAAATCGAGCGACATTCGGTCATTTCACAAAATCATTACGAAAAGATATCAAAACCTGAAATTCAGGATAACAACAGCTAA
- a CDS encoding NADH-quinone oxidoreductase subunit A — protein MPQDYIPILIQSLVVLGFVITTMLATHLLGPKRSSKAKLENFECGIEGMGNARSPFSVKYFLIAILFVLFDVEVIFMYPWAVNFKDLGKEGFLEMVLFMILVLAGFIYIILKGAFKWDKN, from the coding sequence ATGCCTCAAGATTATATACCAATATTGATTCAATCGCTGGTTGTTCTGGGTTTTGTAATTACCACCATGCTGGCAACTCATTTACTGGGACCAAAGCGATCATCAAAAGCCAAACTCGAGAATTTCGAATGTGGGATCGAAGGAATGGGAAATGCTCGTAGTCCATTTTCAGTAAAATATTTTTTAATCGCCATACTCTTCGTACTCTTTGATGTAGAAGTTATCTTTATGTACCCATGGGCAGTGAATTTCAAAGATTTAGGTAAAGAAGGGTTCCTCGAAATGGTTTTATTTATGATTCTTGTTTTAGCTGGCTTTATTTATATTATCCTGAAAGGCGCTTTTAAATGGGATAAAAACTAA